The sequence ATTCCACAATGGCGAAGCGTTCAACTCAGCCGCGGTGAAGTTCTCGTTCGAGCGTAACGCCGCGCCGACCAGCACCAACAAGGACAAGAGCCTGTATCAGGCCTTCGAGAAGGTCGAGGCGCCCGACGCTGACACCATCGTGATCACGATGAAATATGGCGAGCCGAACCTGCCGTTCCTGCTCGGGCAGGCGGGCGGCTCGATCGTCGAGCCGAAGAGCGCGGCGACGAACATCACGCAGCCGGTCGGCACCGGGCCTTATCTGCTCGGCGCCTGGGCCAAGGGCTCGTCGATCACGCTGACCAAATGGGCCGACTACCGCAACGCCGCCGCGATCAAGCTTGCGAAGGTGACAATCCGCTTCATCTCCGACCCGGCAGCACAGACCGCCGCGCTACTCTCCGGTGACGTCGATGCGTTCCCGCGCGTCTCGGCCCAGCGCACCATCGCGCAGTTCAAGGCCGATCCGCGCTTCAACGTCCAGGTCGGCGGCTCCCGCGCCAAGACCATCGTTGCGATCAACCATCGCAAGAAGCCGCTGGACGACGTCCGTGTCCGCCGCGCCATCCTTGCCGCTATCGACCGCAAGGCGATGATCGACGGCGCCGTCGACGGGTTCGGCACGCCGATCGGCAGCTTCTACGTGCCGGGCGCGCTCGGCTATGTCGACACCACCGGCATCAACCCCTACGATCCCGAGAAGGCCAAGAAGCTGCTTGCGGAGGCCGGCGTCACCACGCCGCTCGAATTGTCGCTGAAGCTGCCGCCGCCGTCCTATGCGCGGCAGGGCGGCGAGATCGCCGCGGCCCAGCTCGCCAAGGTCGGCATCGTCGCCAAGATCGAGAACGTCGAATGGGCGCAGTGGCTCTCGCAAGTGTTCGCCGGCAATGGTCCGCACAACTTCGACCTCACCATCATCAGCCATGTCGAGCCGTTCGATCTCGTCAAGATCACCGAGCCGGACTACTATCTCGGCTACAACAACGCGGCGTTCAACGCACTCTACAAGGAGATCGTGTCGACGCCTGACGAGGCCGCCCGCGCCAAGCTGCTCGGCGACGCCCAGCGCATGCTCGCGACCGACGCCGTCTCTGCCTACCTCTATCAGCCGCAGCTCATCACCATCACCAACAAGAAGCTGAAGGGCGTCTGGAAGGACGTGCCGCAATACGAGAACGATTTCTCGACCTGGTACTGGGAGTAGGGACGCGGCGGTTGCTGTGTCCTCTCCGCTCGCGGAGAGGGCAGCTCCAAAACAGAAGTGAAAAAACAACCCCATGCACAGTAGGCGGAGCTAGTCATTTCAATGGCTTGCGCAGGGCGCGCTTTGGGCTTGCGCGGCACGCGCTTGTGGGCTCGCGTGGCGGAGCCGAAGCGTTGACCCGTCGGGCAAAACACTGGCAGGATAGCATCATCGCGGCTTCATCGTCCGGGACGCCGTCAGGCGAGGCACGCCATGGAGAGGCCATCCCGCCGCGATGCTGACATCGCAGCGGCGAGCGCCGAGGCGCCGATCATCCTGAAACTCGATAATGCAGCGATGAGCGACATTGCTCAGGCGCTCCCCAGTGGGCAGGTCGATGCAGCGGCGTTGCCCAAGGCCTATGTCGCGCGCATTGAGGCCTATGATCGCGGCGGGCCGGCGCTCAAGTAAGAAAGGGGACTGAAAGTGCGAGGTGACTTCGTCGTATTTCCCATGTTCCTTGGGACGGTGATCTTCGCGATTATTTCTCTTTGGGTGAACATCAAGTTGGCAAGAGCGAGGGTTGAACGATGGGATTCCAATTCAACGGCTCGATTTGTGATGTCCGTTGGAAACTTTGGAGACAAGCAGGTCGCCATGTGGCGGCAGGTGGGCGGCTATAGTGAGTCGGAGGCATATACGATTATCGGCTATCAGCTCCTGAGTTTGTTGGGCATGCTACTCGGTTTCCTTGTGAGCGTAGTACTCGGCATGTTCATGACCGCCTGACCGTCTATTGGTGCGTGGCGGACCTTTGCTCGGAGGACTGCTGCACAATTTCACGCTGGCGTTCGAACACCTCAGCTAACTCATGGATCGACGCGTCAATATCGGCAATCATAAATCTGCTTTGGCGAAGATACATCAAACGCATAAGACGAGACATTTCGAGGTGCTCGATAATGCCAGGCGTCAGAATGACCACTTAAAGTCTTTGCGGACGACGTTGCTCCTACATCTGTCACAAAGCAAGATATCACGTCAGTCCACCGCACCAGCGTTGGCGAGACCCGATGATAGATAAAGCCCTCTGAAGACAGCGTTAGCTCTGGAAGCCCTTTTGCGCAAAAGCGAATTGCGAGCGAGCTTGGGAGGAGAACGAACACGCCTGCAGTGGCGCTAAACATGTAAATTGCGCGCAGACCGACACTATGTGAGCTTGAAACAGCGGCAAGGCCGAGGACACACGTGAGACCGAGAAGAACAACAAATCTGAAGGCAAATGCAAAGAAGCCCTGCGATCGAATCGACACAGGACCTTTTGCTAGATCAGCCATGAGCCCTGAAGTCACGTCGTTCATGAGGAGATCCTCACGGCTTTGCATCGCTGCCGCGCAGTCCGCCGAATTGTCAGCTTTGCCCCAAGCGGACTTATCGCCCTCGAACAAGGCCCCGCTTCGCTTTCGTCTGCCGAGCCGCACGCTAGCTGTTTCTGATTTCAGCGGCGGTCGCCACGCTGGCTGATTCCAAGCGTTTGCTTCACAGCTATGGCGCCAAGGATCGCAAACAGGCCAAGCCCCATAAGCCCGACGCCGACAGCAGCCCCGAAGCCTAACCTAGTGGACACATCACGCAATTGCAGTGCCCCGTACACGATTAGCCCGCCCGCACAGGCAAGCAGCCATAACAGCTTCAACAATTTCCTCGCCTGAACACTCCCGAGCCAATCACGCCGAATATTGATCACCAAATAAATGTGCTGCTTGTGGTCACATCTCGATGGAGACGGTGTGGACGATCGCTAGCTTTCCTCGATACAAGTTGGCGTAAGCTATAAATGATACGCCCTGATGGGCTAGGTGGGCGCACCGAAGATAATGAGCGCAGTTGCTGACATGCACCTTACAGATCACGGTTTGGACCTGAGTCACGAACCGAGCAATCAGCCTTGGTTGATTTGGGCGGCTTCAACATCTTTGCGATCAAGAACGCGGGCCGTGTCGCGGTCCGCGAACACCCGCATTCCCATGAAGTTCTCGTCTGGCCTAAGCGGATATTCGCCGACACGCTGTCCGCTTGGGTCGGAATGCGGACTTCGCCCGAAGCTGAACGCAGCCGCGCCGCAGGGACATCGAACGTTTGGAGCCTTCATGCGTTAATCCTCGGATGGCGGCCGGATGCACCCGTGAAGCCGCCGCCACGGAGTTCTTTTCTTGCTCAAACTGTACAGATGGCCGTCGGGCGACTGGCGGAACATCGGCGCGGAGATGCCCTCAGAGATCATCTGGGCCGATCTCCTGAATGCGACCGACGAGGAGAAGCAATTCGTCGAGCGGCTGCTTGGCATCCGCGTTCCCTCCGAAGAGTCCCTCAGCGAGATCGAGGCGTCGAGCCGTCTGATCCACGATCGCGGTACGCTCTACCTCAGCTCGCCGGCGGTGCGGTTGACGGAGGACAGCGAGGCCGAGATCACGCCGGTGGGATTCGTGATCGGCTCTCATGTGCTGGTCACGGTGCGGTTTGCCGAGCTGCCGATTTTCGACGAGATCGGCAAGCGCATCGGCTCCGATGACAGCCTGGAGAACGGCATGTGCGTGTTCACCAGCCTGCTCGAAGCCATGATCGACCGTGGCGCCGACGTGCTGGAGCATCTCGGTGCCAGGGTCGATACGCTCTCGCGGGGTGTCTTTAGGGGCGGGCTCGTCCGCACCCAGCGTCCGGTCCGTTCCAGCCGCAGGATGCGTGAGGCGCTGGAGAACATCGGCGAGCTCGCCGATCGATTGGCCAAGGCGCGCGATGTCCTGCTCGGGGTCGGCCGCGTCGCCTCGTTTGCCGGCGATGTCGGGAGCGAGTGGATCACGGCCGGGTCGAAGACGCGCCTTCATGCCGTGTCGAAGGACGTGGCGTCGCTCAGCGATTACGAGACGCGCCTGTCCGACAAGATCCAGCTGTTGCTCGATGCGGTGCTCGGCTTCATCAACATCCAGCAGAACGAGCTGTTCAAGATCCTGACGATCGTCTCCGTGGTCGGCGTGCCGCCCACGATTCTGGTCGGCTTCTGGGGCATGAATTTCAAGCACATGCCCGAGCTGGACTGGACGTTCGGCTATCCGCTGGCTGGGCTCGCGATCATTGCCAGCGGCGTGCTGCCGCTGATCTGGTTCAAGCGGCGCGGCTGGTTCGACTGAGAGGCGGCTTCGTAGGGTGGGTTAGGCTCGCGGCTGCGCGAAGCGCATCCGCGAGACGTAACCCACCATCTCTTTTTGCGCGGTGACCGGAGCGGTGGGTTACGCCTTGCCGACTGCGCTTTGCGCAGCCGCAAGGCTAACCCACCCTACGCATTGTCGCTGCTCGTCAGATCATGCGGCCTTGGCATCGACGCTGCCGATCCAGTCGCGGGCCAGCGTTACGTCGGCTTGCGACAATTGGTGGCCCGCCGGCAGGACCCTGTGGGTCACGCGCGCGCCCGCTTGCGAGAGCAGGGCCGCAAGTTGCGCCGAGTTGCTGGCCGGCACGATCGGGTCGCCTTGCCCGGACAACAGCAGGATCGGCTTGCCCGCAAGGTTCGCCTTGGGCGGAACCGACAACGGCACCATGGCGCGCAGCAGGATTGCGCCGGCAAGCACGTCCGGCTCCAGCAGCAACAGCGCCGCGGCGATGTTGGCGCCGTTGGAGAAACCGACCGCTACGGGCGCGGCGATGCGATAGCGCTGCCGCGACTCGTCGACGAACTCGCCGAGCTCGCGCGCGCGGCGGCGGACGTCGTCCTCGTCGAACACGCCTTCGGTGAGACGGCGGAAGAAGCGCGGCATGCCGTGCTCCAGCACGCGGCCGCGCGGCGAGAGCAGGGCGGAGCCGGGCGAGATCATCCGGCCGAGCCCGAGCAGGTCGTTCTCGTCGCCGCCCGTGCCGTGCAGCAGCAGGAGTGGAGGAGAGCCCGCGGTGGTCGCGGGCTCGAAGCGATGGATGAATGCAGTTTCGGTCATGACGCGGTCTCTTCCAGGTTCGGCAGAACGCCCTCGATCTGCTTGCGATGCTGTTCGAGGAAAACAGGCAGCTTCAGGTCGCGGCCGAGGCTCGCGACGGGCTCGTCGACCGCGAAGCCGGGGATGTCGGTTGCGATCTCAAACAGCACGCCACCCGGCTCACGGAAGTAGATGGAGCGGAAGTAGTTGCGGTCGCGCTGCTCGGTCGGGTGCAGGCCGTGATGGCTCACGAGCTTTTGCGCCATCTGGCCCTGCTCGGCATCATCAGCCGCACGGAAGGCGATGTGATGCACCGAGCCGCCGCCCTGATGCCCGCGCAAAAAGCCCTTGGCCTCGTAGATGTCGACGACGCTGCCTTGGGCATCGCCCGGCGCCTTGAAGCGGATCACCGAGCCCTCGCGTCCGGTCTCCCTAAAGCCGAACACGTCGGTGAGGACAGAAGCCGTCTTCGCGGCACTGTCCAGCAGCAGCGTCACGCCGTGGAAGCCGCGGATCGCATGCTCGGCCGGCACGTCGCCATTGCTCCAGCCGGGCTCGTTCTCGGCACCGGGAATGCCGACCAGCGCGAGCGCCATGCCGTCGGGATCGGTGAACGGCAGCACGGACTCGCCAAAGCGCTTCTCCAGAGCCTCGTAACGAATGCCCTTCTCGGTGAACCGCTGCGTCCAATAGCCGAGCGAGCGCTGCGGCACGCGGAAGGCAGTCTGATGGGTCTCGCCGACGCCGCGGCGACCGGCCGAAACGCCAGCCCAGGGGAAGAAGGTCAGGATGGTGCCCGGGCGCCCGGTCTCGTCGCCGTAATAGAAGTGATAGGTGCCGGGATCGTCGAAATTGACCGTCTTCTTGACGAAGCGCAGGCCGAGATCGCGGGTGTAAAAGCCGAAATTGCGGATGGGATCACCGGCGATCGCGGTGACATGGTGCAGTCCAGACATTGTCGTCCTCCAGATTCGGGGAGCGGTCTTGCTCTGGCAGGAAATATCGTTCCGCTTTGGATTGGAGACAATCCATGCAAATATGACGGCTATGTCTACGATTTGGAAACAATCGCCGAGGCCGGCCGTTGGATAAGGTCGCCAGCCTCCGCGCCTTCGTGAAGGTGGTCGAAAGCGGCAGCTTCGCCGAGGCCGGCCGGCAGCTGCGGCTGTCGCGCTCGGCGATCAGCAAATACATCGCCGACCTCGAGGAGAGCCTTGGCGTCCAGCTCCTGAACCGGACCACCCGGCACGCCAGCCCGACCGAGAACGGCCAGCGCTATTTCGAGCGCGCGGTGGTGATCCTCTCGGAGATTGAGGCGGCCGACCAGGCCGTGACACAGGCCCAGTCGGCGCCGCGCGGACTGCTCCGCGTCAACGCGCCGATGTCGTTCGGCACGATGCGGCTCGGGCCGGTGCTCGCCGATTTCATGGCGCGTTACCCGGAGCTCCAGCTCCAGATCGTGCTCAGCGACGATCTGCTCGATCCCGTCCAGGACGGCTTCGACGTGACCTTGCGGATCGCGGAGCTCGAATCCTCCAGCCTGATCGCGCGAAAAATCATGCCGGTGGCGCGCATGATCTGTGCCTCGCCGGATTATCTCGCGCGTCACGGCACGCCAAGGCACCCGCAGGATCTGCGCGAGCACGCCTCGCTGACCTACGGCTTCCTGCTCACCGGCAACCAGTGGAAGCTCACAGGCAGCGACGGCGATCACTGGATCCAGCCGGCCTGGTCGCTCTGCGTGAACAATGCGGAGGTGTTGCGCGACGTCGCGATCAAGGGCCGGGGGCTGGCGCTGCTGCCCGAGTTCATCGCGGCCGATGCGTTGAGAAGGGGGGAGCTGCGCGCCGTTCTGAACGACTATTCTGCGCCGCCGCTTTCGCTTTATGCGGTCTATCCGCCGACGCGGCATCTTTCATTGAAGGTGCGGCTGTTCATCGATTTTCTCGTCGAACGTTTCAGCCGCGAGGACGAGGCGGCCTCAGGCCGGCCGAAATGATCCGCGCGGAAGAGTCGGGCTGAGATCTGTCGGCTCCGATCCTGCTTCACGCACCGCCTGAGCAATGAAGTTACGGACGATCTTCGAGGTCTCGCCACGCCGAAACGCCAGAGTCAAGCGCACGATTGGAGAGTCCCCTTTGACCTCACGATAGGTGACGCCGGTGACGTGAAGCTGGCGCATCGACGCCGGTACCAGCGAAAAGCCAAGCTCAGCTGCCACCAGGCTGACGACAGAGCTGATCTGAGGCGCGGACTGCCCGAGGGTCGGCTCGAAGCCCGCCCGCCGACAGGCCCCGATGACGGTGTCAACCCACGCCGATCCGCGCGGCGTCAGAATGAGCGGATTTCCCTTCAGCCTGATGAGATCGATTTCAGTCGACTTCGCCTCCGGATGGCTTGCGGGCAATACGACGAGCATCGGCTCGCTGGAGAGACGCCGAAACTGCAGATCGTCCTCGCCCTCATTGGGGCGTAGGAACACCGCGTCCAGCTCGCCTTCCCGAAGGCCCGCAATGAGGCGGAATGTACTCGCCTCCTCCAGCGTCAGATGCACATCGGGATAAGCCCGGCGAAACGATCGGATCGTCGAGGTGACAACGGGATTAAATGGGGCCGAGTTGGTAAAGCCCACTCGGAGCGATCCGATTTGACCCCGCGCAGCCCTTTGAGCGGCTCGAATGGCGCGCTCCGCCTGCATAGGAATGACCTGCACGTTCTCCAGAAAGGCCCGTCCTGCCTCGGTCAGTTCGGCACCCTGGGGAATGCGATGGAAGAGCGCAGCCCCGACTTCGGCCTCAAGATCCTTGATCTGCTGGCTCAGCGGCGGCTGCCCGATTCCAACCCGTGCAGCGGCGCGTGTGAAATTTCTCTCCTCGGCAACGGCGAGGAAATAGCGGATGTGGCGTAGTTCCATGCCAGTGCCAAAAGCTATCGAGATCGCTCTTCCTATATATTTGACTGCACGTCGACGGAAATCAAATATCCCTTATGTGGAGCGTGATTGACCTGGACGATCGAAATTGGACCAGAACCTGAATGTCATCCTGAAAGGCAAGTCCATCCCTGAGCCGACGGTCAGGACCAAAGAACCAAGTTTTCCGCTTGCCGCAACTTCGCTGTCGGCGACACCCGAATCTGATCGATCACCCATTCCTTCGCGACGCCGGCGCGCCCTGCTGTTCCTCCTCGCCGTTGCAGTGGCTGTCTTGGCCTGGTGGATATCGGGTTATCTGTTCGCCTACACGGACGACGCATACGTCACGTCCGATGTGCTGTCGATCACGCCGGAAGTCACGGGTCCGATCGCAGCGGTTCTTGTGAAGGACAACGAATGGGTGAAGCGAGGAACACTCCTTTTTACCATCGATCCAGTTCCGCTCAGATTGGCTGTCGAGCAAGCGCGCGCGGAGGAGGCGCGAACTGAGGCTCAGCTGCCGGTCGACCGCGCACAGTTGCAGGTTCTGCAGGCGCAGAAGGAAGCGGCGGGTGCTGCCGAGAGGCTCGCCGCGGCAAATCTGCGCCGTGACACGCCGCTTGCACAGTCCGGTACGATCTCCGTCCAGGCCCTCGACACGACGCGTACCGCCGAGGAGCAAAGCGCGGCCCAGCAACACGGCGCCGAAGCTGCCTTGCAGAAGGCGAACGAGATGCTCAACCTGGACAAGGCTGCCGTTTCATCGGCCCACGCTGCACGACTTCTCGCCGAATGGCGCCTGGATCGCACCAAAGTTGTGGCGCCCGTCGATGGTTACGTGACGCATCTTGCCATTCAAACCGGCGACATGGTTTCTACGAGCCAAGCAGCGGTTGCGATCGTGGATGGAAACGCCTGGCGCGTTGTTGCAAACTACAAGGAATATTATCTACGGCACCTGCATCCCGGCGGCACCGCCTGGATCTGGCTCGACAGCAATCCCTGGCATCTCTACCGCGCGCGCATCCAGGGTGTTGCGCACGGCATCAGTCGCCAGCGAGGGAGCGAGACGCTCGTCCCTTACGTATCTCCAACGGTGAACTGGATCCGCCTGCAACGACGGATTCCAGTTCGATTCACGCTGCTCGAATCTCCTGGGAGCGACCAGCTCTTCATGGGCGTCGACGCTCGCGTCCTGGTCATCTACTGATTGGAAGAATCTTGACGATGCCGCTCCTGATATCGGCCCTGCGACCCATACCGCGAGCCCTGGTGCGTGAGCTCAAATCGCTCGAGCTTCGCGGCCCGCGTGCCAGAGAGGCAGCTAAACGCGTGCTGTCGGTGTTGGTCGCTGTCGCAACGTCATCCGTTCTCAACCTTGATGATCTCTCCTGGGCGGCGTTCAGCGGCTACATGGTGATGCGTGGCAGCGTCGCCGAGACGTTCGAGCGGGGACTTATGCGCATCGTGGGCACCGCTGGTGGAGCACTGCTGGGACTCCTGCTGGCGCCCGGGACCGCGAATGACCCTTTGCTGTTGATGGTTTTCCTCTTCATTGTGTCATGGATCGGCATCTTTCAGTCGCTGACGACCAACTACGGTTACGCATGGCTATTCTTTGGCCTTACGGCCGGGATGGTAACCACCGAGGCGCTTGCCTCGCCAGACGCTGTCGTGCATTTCGCAGCCACGCGGGTGGCGGAGATTGCGGTTGGAACGTGCATAAGCCTTTTCGTTGCAAGCCTGTATTCGGATAGGGCAGGCCGTGGGGAACAACATGCTCATGACGTGCTCTGGTACGCACGCCTGCATGATATTTTGAATGAGAACTGGCTGCGAGAGCATTGGCTGCTGCTCGAGCACTGTACACGCGCGGCGCTGGCCGTCGCCTTGCTGCCCCTCATCTGGCGGTGGTTCGGCATTGAGGATTTCTCACAAACTGCGATCACATCGTACGTCATCATGATCGTCCCATCGACGGCGGTGGGGAATCGCCGATACGCTACGATCTACGAGAGGATAGCCCACAGGGCGCTTGGATGCCTGCTTGGTAGCGCGGTCGCTCTTGTCTCTATTGGCCTGTTCGGCACGGGATTGCCGGTAACTGTGCTCACCCTCGCTGTTGGCGTGTGGGTCGGGTACCAAATTCAGACCGGACGGGAGATCAACTATCTCGGAACGCAGTTCACGCTCGGGCTTCTCGTCACCCTTGTTCAGGGGCCGGCTCCGATCACAGATATTACCCCCGGGCTAGAGCGTTTTGTTGGCATCGCGATCGGCTCCGCCATGCTGTGTATGACGACCTGCGTTTGGCCTTTGGTTCAAGACAAGTAGCGGCGTCTCAGACAGAAGCCAACCGCCTTGTTCCCATGTCGGCCGCCCCTTCGTCGTATGTCCTATCCAGCGGCTGGACTCGCGCATGCGATCCTCGATCACGCTGATCGATGAGGGACACGGTCTAGCCGACCGAGCGCTGCTCGGCTGGCAGAAGCAGGTCGTCTAGCGCTCTCATCGATGCCTGCCGACGTGCGGCGAGTTCGCGGGCGGCACTCTGGCACTCGGTGGGGGACATCGAATCCTCAGCCAGTTCCACTTCGCGGCACCGCTCGAACAGGCCCCGGTTAGATACGATTATACCGCAGCGGAAACTTGAACTTTCTTTCCGTGGCTTGGGACTCATATTCGCGTCCCGATTGCGCGCCTCAGGACAGAGAGAATTCAGCCGCTGTCGGGCGTTGCCGAGGGCCTCTCTTCCGTGCCACCGCGAAGAGCCTGGCACGATGAGTAGCCCGCACTTCTCGACTTGGTTTCAACAAGCGCAGGAGGAAGCTATGCGGAAGTCTCTCACCTTTTTCCTTTCTGGCGTGGCATTGGCCGTCGCGGCGTCAACCGCCGTGGCCGGTGAGCGAGTGCTCGAGTTCAAGCTGGTCACGAAGCCACTTGACCTCAAGGTTATAGAGGCCGCAAACGTCGAAGGACAGACGGTCGTGTCCGGGAAATTCTTCGGAGTGGCCGTCTTCAGCGACGGCCGTATCGGCGTGAAAGAGTTCGTCAATAGTTCGGACCTGCTCAAAGGGTCTGGCCCCTTCTTCGGCTATAGCACTTACACGTTCGAGGAAGGCTCGATTACGGCGCGCTACACCGGATCGGCCAAGGACGGCAAATCGACGGGCGAATACACGATCCTGTCGGGCACTGGTGCCTATGCGAACGCAACGGGCACCGGCACAATCGAAAGCGCGCCGAATCCGTTCAAGGGCGTCAACCTGCTAAACATAAAGCTGGTCGTTAAAACTTCGGGCTCGTGACAGCGAATGCTGACAGGTCCCGCACGAAGCTAGTCGATCCCTTGGGAAGCGCGTCGGCTCGGCCGGAAACGCATTGCCGGCCGGGCGACCTGCTGAAGAATGGGCTGGCGTCGTGGGATTGATCTTTCGCTCGGCCAGCTGGACGCTTGAGAGCTGCGCGGATCGTGCCAGCTGCCTGTGATCGCCGGTCGCGGACGCCCTGGTGGATGTCGTCGATCAGCCTTGCGCTTGTCTCGTCCAGCAGATGGTGGAGCTTGTCGATTTGCGCGGCGCCGAGCAACTCGCGCTGGTCGTCGAGAAAGGACTGGTCGATCAATGCGAGTGGCCCGAGACTATTGCGCTACTGCTCAGGGACTTACCCGGTCGCCCCAATGGCCTTGATCGTAGGCCTGCAGAATGCGGACAAAATCGGCCATGCTGGATTGATCTCGGTGTTCGGCCATCGCCGCAGCCCGAGGATCGGATGCAGGCTGGTTCCCTTGCCAAAACCGCGCGAGGAGATCGGCGATGTTTCTCATGGCGTACTCTCCAGCCAAGTGTGACAGTAGAACAAGTACCGGAGCGGCGTCGCGCCGTTCGACGAGAGGCAGGCCGGCGGGCGTT comes from Bradyrhizobium sp. CCGE-LA001 and encodes:
- a CDS encoding ABC transporter substrate-binding protein translates to MFRKLSIVAFAAALVAAPLPVLAQSKKDSVVMAMALEPPGLDPTNAAAAAIAEVTLYNIYETLTKINEDGSVSPLLAESWTASPDLKTYTFKLRKGVKFHNGEAFNSAAVKFSFERNAAPTSTNKDKSLYQAFEKVEAPDADTIVITMKYGEPNLPFLLGQAGGSIVEPKSAATNITQPVGTGPYLLGAWAKGSSITLTKWADYRNAAAIKLAKVTIRFISDPAAQTAALLSGDVDAFPRVSAQRTIAQFKADPRFNVQVGGSRAKTIVAINHRKKPLDDVRVRRAILAAIDRKAMIDGAVDGFGTPIGSFYVPGALGYVDTTGINPYDPEKAKKLLAEAGVTTPLELSLKLPPPSYARQGGEIAAAQLAKVGIVAKIENVEWAQWLSQVFAGNGPHNFDLTIISHVEPFDLVKITEPDYYLGYNNAAFNALYKEIVSTPDEAARAKLLGDAQRMLATDAVSAYLYQPQLITITNKKLKGVWKDVPQYENDFSTWYWE
- a CDS encoding magnesium transporter CorA family protein, translated to MLKLYRWPSGDWRNIGAEMPSEIIWADLLNATDEEKQFVERLLGIRVPSEESLSEIEASSRLIHDRGTLYLSSPAVRLTEDSEAEITPVGFVIGSHVLVTVRFAELPIFDEIGKRIGSDDSLENGMCVFTSLLEAMIDRGADVLEHLGARVDTLSRGVFRGGLVRTQRPVRSSRRMREALENIGELADRLAKARDVLLGVGRVASFAGDVGSEWITAGSKTRLHAVSKDVASLSDYETRLSDKIQLLLDAVLGFINIQQNELFKILTIVSVVGVPPTILVGFWGMNFKHMPELDWTFGYPLAGLAIIASGVLPLIWFKRRGWFD
- a CDS encoding alpha/beta hydrolase, translating into MTETAFIHRFEPATTAGSPPLLLLHGTGGDENDLLGLGRMISPGSALLSPRGRVLEHGMPRFFRRLTEGVFDEDDVRRRARELGEFVDESRQRYRIAAPVAVGFSNGANIAAALLLLEPDVLAGAILLRAMVPLSVPPKANLAGKPILLLSGQGDPIVPASNSAQLAALLSQAGARVTHRVLPAGHQLSQADVTLARDWIGSVDAKAA
- a CDS encoding ring-cleaving dioxygenase, giving the protein MSGLHHVTAIAGDPIRNFGFYTRDLGLRFVKKTVNFDDPGTYHFYYGDETGRPGTILTFFPWAGVSAGRRGVGETHQTAFRVPQRSLGYWTQRFTEKGIRYEALEKRFGESVLPFTDPDGMALALVGIPGAENEPGWSNGDVPAEHAIRGFHGVTLLLDSAAKTASVLTDVFGFRETGREGSVIRFKAPGDAQGSVVDIYEAKGFLRGHQGGGSVHHIAFRAADDAEQGQMAQKLVSHHGLHPTEQRDRNYFRSIYFREPGGVLFEIATDIPGFAVDEPVASLGRDLKLPVFLEQHRKQIEGVLPNLEETAS
- a CDS encoding LysR family transcriptional regulator gives rise to the protein MDKVASLRAFVKVVESGSFAEAGRQLRLSRSAISKYIADLEESLGVQLLNRTTRHASPTENGQRYFERAVVILSEIEAADQAVTQAQSAPRGLLRVNAPMSFGTMRLGPVLADFMARYPELQLQIVLSDDLLDPVQDGFDVTLRIAELESSSLIARKIMPVARMICASPDYLARHGTPRHPQDLREHASLTYGFLLTGNQWKLTGSDGDHWIQPAWSLCVNNAEVLRDVAIKGRGLALLPEFIAADALRRGELRAVLNDYSAPPLSLYAVYPPTRHLSLKVRLFIDFLVERFSREDEAASGRPK
- a CDS encoding LysR family transcriptional regulator, with amino-acid sequence MELRHIRYFLAVAEERNFTRAAARVGIGQPPLSQQIKDLEAEVGAALFHRIPQGAELTEAGRAFLENVQVIPMQAERAIRAAQRAARGQIGSLRVGFTNSAPFNPVVTSTIRSFRRAYPDVHLTLEEASTFRLIAGLREGELDAVFLRPNEGEDDLQFRRLSSEPMLVVLPASHPEAKSTEIDLIRLKGNPLILTPRGSAWVDTVIGACRRAGFEPTLGQSAPQISSVVSLVAAELGFSLVPASMRQLHVTGVTYREVKGDSPIVRLTLAFRRGETSKIVRNFIAQAVREAGSEPTDLSPTLPRGSFRPA
- a CDS encoding HlyD family secretion protein, which produces MDQNLNVILKGKSIPEPTVRTKEPSFPLAATSLSATPESDRSPIPSRRRRALLFLLAVAVAVLAWWISGYLFAYTDDAYVTSDVLSITPEVTGPIAAVLVKDNEWVKRGTLLFTIDPVPLRLAVEQARAEEARTEAQLPVDRAQLQVLQAQKEAAGAAERLAAANLRRDTPLAQSGTISVQALDTTRTAEEQSAAQQHGAEAALQKANEMLNLDKAAVSSAHAARLLAEWRLDRTKVVAPVDGYVTHLAIQTGDMVSTSQAAVAIVDGNAWRVVANYKEYYLRHLHPGGTAWIWLDSNPWHLYRARIQGVAHGISRQRGSETLVPYVSPTVNWIRLQRRIPVRFTLLESPGSDQLFMGVDARVLVIY
- a CDS encoding FUSC family protein, translated to MRELKSLELRGPRAREAAKRVLSVLVAVATSSVLNLDDLSWAAFSGYMVMRGSVAETFERGLMRIVGTAGGALLGLLLAPGTANDPLLLMVFLFIVSWIGIFQSLTTNYGYAWLFFGLTAGMVTTEALASPDAVVHFAATRVAEIAVGTCISLFVASLYSDRAGRGEQHAHDVLWYARLHDILNENWLREHWLLLEHCTRAALAVALLPLIWRWFGIEDFSQTAITSYVIMIVPSTAVGNRRYATIYERIAHRALGCLLGSAVALVSIGLFGTGLPVTVLTLAVGVWVGYQIQTGREINYLGTQFTLGLLVTLVQGPAPITDITPGLERFVGIAIGSAMLCMTTCVWPLVQDK